One window from the genome of Phycisphaerales bacterium encodes:
- a CDS encoding 2Fe-2S iron-sulfur cluster-binding protein: protein MPEPVPASTGRAAHEHASASPSTEDPPLMPSITINGTTVDFEPGQTILQVANANDVEIPFYCYHDALSRPAQCRICLGEIWAPNPRNQDKLEPVAGGKLQPTCTTPAGDGMVVYTDSPKAVANQKAVMEYLLINHPLDCPVCDQSGECFLQDYSYEYGRGVSRFQEQKVKQAKKDLGPHVWLYADRCIMCTRCVRFDKEIAGAGELMIGGRGNRSEIDVFPGKALENELSGNVVDLCPVGALLDKDFLFAQRVWFLKKTASIDGITASGDNISIEHNEGKIYRVKPRENQKVNKHWITDEVRYGWKFVHSSDRLEEPHARRYGALVEAEWPRAYRAALDGIEAALDKGGRLAVLVSPMLPCEEAFALATLAKSLDDQAIFAVGPVPTKGEDKAFPPTKSLDDEDAFVMVAEKAPNARGVRRVLKSVSGTDPVEFHDFLGAIENAEALLLTGNYPSDWAPAELADAATDRFTVLIDTLPSRLIDSSDVVLPGATWAEKAGTFENHRGLLQAFDAAIPALARTEGQIAHDLLAASGVDAYIAERPESKRRRPDVVVVDDGPGQVPQATEIELPRGLLFNATNVRTQMADAGMGEFATDVVLPPKDAKKSGDMRVVEL from the coding sequence ATGCCCGAACCGGTCCCGGCCAGCACGGGCCGGGCAGCGCACGAGCACGCGTCCGCGAGCCCATCCACGGAAGACCCGCCGCTTATGCCCAGCATCACCATCAACGGTACGACCGTCGACTTCGAGCCCGGCCAGACCATCCTCCAGGTGGCCAACGCCAACGACGTCGAGATCCCGTTCTACTGCTACCACGACGCGCTCTCGCGTCCGGCCCAGTGCCGCATCTGTCTGGGCGAGATCTGGGCCCCCAACCCGCGGAACCAGGACAAGCTCGAGCCTGTCGCCGGCGGCAAGCTCCAGCCCACCTGCACCACCCCGGCGGGCGACGGCATGGTGGTCTACACCGACAGCCCCAAGGCCGTGGCCAACCAGAAGGCTGTCATGGAGTACCTGCTCATCAACCACCCGCTGGACTGCCCCGTGTGCGACCAGAGTGGCGAGTGCTTCCTGCAGGACTACAGCTACGAGTACGGCCGCGGCGTGTCGCGATTCCAGGAGCAGAAGGTCAAGCAGGCCAAGAAGGACCTTGGGCCGCACGTCTGGCTCTACGCCGACCGCTGCATCATGTGCACCCGGTGCGTGCGCTTCGACAAGGAGATCGCCGGCGCGGGCGAACTGATGATCGGTGGTCGCGGCAATCGAAGCGAGATCGACGTCTTCCCCGGCAAGGCGCTCGAGAACGAGCTCAGCGGCAACGTGGTCGACCTGTGTCCCGTTGGGGCGCTGCTCGACAAGGACTTCCTGTTCGCCCAGCGCGTCTGGTTCCTCAAGAAGACCGCCAGCATCGACGGCATCACCGCCAGCGGCGACAACATCTCCATCGAGCACAACGAGGGCAAGATCTACCGCGTCAAGCCCCGCGAGAACCAGAAAGTCAACAAGCACTGGATCACCGACGAGGTGCGCTACGGCTGGAAGTTCGTGCACAGCTCCGACCGTCTGGAGGAGCCGCATGCCCGCCGCTACGGCGCGCTGGTCGAGGCCGAGTGGCCCCGGGCTTATCGCGCAGCGCTCGACGGCATCGAGGCCGCGCTCGACAAGGGCGGCCGCCTCGCCGTGCTGGTGAGCCCGATGCTGCCGTGCGAGGAGGCGTTCGCGCTCGCCACGCTCGCCAAGTCGCTGGATGATCAAGCGATCTTCGCCGTCGGGCCCGTGCCGACCAAGGGCGAGGACAAGGCCTTCCCGCCCACCAAGAGCCTCGACGACGAGGACGCGTTCGTCATGGTCGCGGAGAAGGCGCCCAACGCCCGCGGCGTGCGGCGCGTGCTCAAGAGCGTCAGCGGCACCGACCCGGTCGAGTTCCACGACTTCCTGGGCGCCATCGAGAACGCCGAGGCGCTGCTGCTCACCGGCAACTACCCCAGCGACTGGGCCCCAGCCGAGCTCGCCGATGCGGCGACCGACCGATTTACCGTGCTCATCGACACGCTGCCCAGCCGGCTGATCGACTCCAGCGACGTGGTGCTGCCCGGGGCGACCTGGGCCGAAAAGGCCGGCACCTTCGAAAACCACCGCGGCCTGCTGCAGGCGTTCGACGCAGCCATTCCGGCATTAGCACGCACCGAGGGCCAGATCGCCCACGACCTGCTCGCGGCCTCGGGCGTCGACGCGTACATCGCCGAGCGGCCCGAATCCAAGCGACGGCGGCCGGACGTGGTCGTCGTCGACGACGGGCCGGGGCAGGTGCCCCAGGCGACGGAGATCGAGCTGCCGCGAGGCTTGCTCTTCAACGCGACGAACGTCCGAACGCAGATGGCCGACGCCGGCATGGGCGAGTTCGCCACGGACGTTGTGCTGCCACCGAAGGACGCGAAGAAGTCGGGCGACATGCGGGTCGTGGAGCTCTAG
- a CDS encoding ATP phosphoribosyltransferase regulatory subunit: protein MTKPNSSPVPSPKGTRDLYPDQLLRQNYVTRLWRDTAIRHGFEEINGPTFEMLELYTRKSGEGIVSELFRFRREGGDDDYALRPEFTPTLARMYAAKAASLPSPTKWFSIGPYFRAEKPQRGRLREFLQWNVDVLGELPKCRTDEDIVSGAGYADMETMACLVGAMELAGLTPQAVRMHFGSRKLLNARLESSGIREENRPKVLSLIDGLSKMSDEAVKSELHAIGLTPEQFEKLFEQPKTAIIMDSDSAEAMDPVLALGDVMVATDWFCYDLSIVRGLAYYTGTVFEVIAEGERAIAGGGRYDNLIELFGGPPTPAVGFGMGDVVLGLLLDDKGLMPEGAELMDALSQLGASLRPEAFVVAGSEDEDHLVEPLLASLRRGVERESFDGKPWSLDRYAVRPMHARRTYKTTRNLKKLLNDAEKQHARFAVVLHGPDKVQVKDLDRREELVHDRGDFSIDPASDAYVGKAIADRLA from the coding sequence ATGACCAAGCCCAACTCGAGCCCGGTCCCCTCTCCCAAGGGTACGCGTGATCTCTACCCGGACCAATTGCTCCGCCAGAACTACGTCACCCGCCTCTGGCGAGACACGGCCATCCGCCACGGCTTCGAGGAGATCAACGGCCCCACCTTCGAGATGCTCGAGCTCTACACCCGCAAGAGCGGCGAGGGCATCGTGAGCGAACTCTTCCGCTTCCGCCGCGAAGGCGGCGACGACGACTACGCCCTGCGCCCCGAGTTTACCCCCACCCTCGCCCGCATGTACGCCGCCAAGGCCGCCAGCCTGCCGAGCCCGACCAAGTGGTTCAGCATCGGGCCGTACTTTCGGGCGGAGAAGCCGCAGCGGGGGCGGCTGCGGGAGTTCTTGCAGTGGAACGTGGATGTGTTGGGTGAGTTGCCCAAGTGCAGGACCGATGAAGACATCGTTTCGGGTGCCGGCTATGCCGACATGGAAACGATGGCATGTCTCGTCGGCGCGATGGAGCTTGCTGGTCTTACACCGCAAGCGGTTCGGATGCACTTCGGTAGCCGGAAGTTGTTGAACGCCAGATTGGAATCATCGGGCATTCGCGAAGAGAACAGACCAAAGGTCCTGTCCCTCATCGACGGCCTTTCCAAGATGAGTGATGAGGCCGTCAAGAGCGAGTTGCATGCCATTGGACTGACTCCTGAGCAGTTCGAGAAACTCTTCGAACAACCCAAGACGGCGATCATCATGGATTCGGATTCCGCTGAGGCGATGGATCCTGTCCTCGCTCTGGGCGATGTCATGGTGGCCACGGACTGGTTTTGCTACGACCTCTCAATCGTCCGAGGCCTCGCCTATTACACCGGTACCGTCTTCGAGGTCATCGCCGAAGGCGAGCGCGCCATCGCCGGCGGCGGGCGGTACGACAACCTCATCGAGCTCTTCGGCGGGCCGCCCACGCCGGCGGTTGGCTTCGGCATGGGCGATGTCGTGCTGGGCTTGTTGCTCGACGACAAGGGACTGATGCCCGAGGGCGCCGAGCTGATGGACGCGCTGAGCCAGCTCGGCGCGAGCTTGCGCCCCGAGGCGTTCGTGGTGGCAGGTTCCGAAGACGAGGACCACCTCGTCGAACCGCTGCTCGCGAGCCTGCGACGCGGCGTCGAGCGCGAGAGCTTCGACGGCAAGCCATGGTCGCTCGACCGATACGCCGTGCGGCCCATGCACGCCCGCCGCACGTACAAGACCACGCGCAACCTCAAGAAGCTGCTCAACGACGCCGAGAAGCAGCACGCAAGGTTCGCCGTCGTGCTCCACGGCCCGGACAAGGTGCAGGTCAAGGACCTCGACAGGCGCGAAGAGCTGGTGCACGACCGCGGCGACTTCAGCATCGACCCGGCCAGCGACGCCTACGTCGGCAAGGCAATCGCCGACAGGCTCGCGTGA
- a CDS encoding glycosyltransferase family 4 protein: MTRILHISTRLILGGSQENTILSCEGQAELGHEVHLAYGPIYGPEGSMLDRVRAYGKIKMHEVPHLVRPVRPITDVRGYFELKSLIERLEPDVVHTHSSKAGILGRLAAWNAACKPAVVHTIHGPPFLPGKKVSNAIYTAAERVAAKRCHAIVSVADAMTRQFLDRGIGTPSLYTTVRSGVDIEPYLTSHPTRDEVREELGIEPHEFVIGTIARLAQDKGHDDLLDALGEDLRAKDHWRLLWVGDGYLREKLERRVAGMGLTNRVVFAGLRPPADIPGTLRAMDVLAHPSYREGLPRTVTQSLLASVCPVAYDCDGTPEICRHKQTGWLIPTGDTTRLGDAIRRLAARPDERLALAASGREVAGREFSAAAMVAGLEHVYREALQERQRRPDAGVEAR, from the coding sequence GTGACCCGCATCCTCCACATCTCCACGCGCCTCATCCTGGGTGGGAGCCAAGAGAACACGATCCTCTCGTGCGAGGGGCAGGCCGAACTCGGGCACGAGGTGCACCTCGCGTACGGCCCGATCTACGGGCCCGAGGGCTCGATGCTGGATCGGGTTCGAGCTTATGGCAAGATCAAGATGCACGAGGTGCCGCACCTGGTCCGGCCCGTGCGACCCATCACCGACGTGCGGGGTTACTTCGAGCTCAAGTCGCTCATCGAGCGGCTCGAACCCGACGTCGTGCACACGCATTCGTCCAAGGCCGGCATCCTGGGTCGCCTCGCGGCTTGGAATGCGGCGTGCAAGCCGGCCGTCGTCCACACGATCCACGGACCACCGTTCCTGCCCGGCAAGAAGGTGTCCAACGCGATCTATACGGCGGCCGAGCGTGTTGCTGCCAAGCGATGCCACGCCATCGTGAGCGTGGCCGACGCGATGACGCGGCAGTTCCTCGACCGAGGCATCGGCACGCCCTCGCTCTACACGACCGTGCGCAGCGGCGTGGACATCGAGCCCTACCTCACCAGCCACCCCACGCGCGACGAGGTACGAGAAGAACTCGGCATCGAGCCGCATGAGTTCGTCATCGGCACCATCGCCCGCCTGGCCCAGGACAAGGGCCACGACGACCTGCTCGACGCGTTGGGCGAAGACCTCAGGGCCAAGGACCATTGGCGGCTCCTGTGGGTGGGCGACGGCTACCTGCGCGAGAAACTCGAGCGACGCGTCGCCGGCATGGGGCTGACGAACAGGGTCGTCTTCGCAGGATTGCGCCCGCCGGCGGACATCCCCGGCACGCTCCGGGCCATGGACGTCCTGGCGCACCCGAGTTATCGGGAGGGACTGCCGAGGACGGTGACCCAGTCGCTGCTCGCCAGCGTGTGCCCGGTCGCGTACGACTGCGACGGAACGCCCGAGATCTGCCGGCATAAGCAAACCGGCTGGCTCATCCCCACCGGCGACACCACGCGGCTGGGCGACGCGATCAGGCGATTGGCCGCCAGGCCCGATGAACGATTGGCCCTCGCGGCATCGGGCAGGGAGGTCGCCGGGAGGGAGTTCAGCGCGGCGGCCATGGTCGCCGGGCTCGAGCACGTGTACCGCGAGGCGCTGCAGGAGCGTCAGCGGCGGCCCGACGCCGGCGTCGAGGCCCGATAG
- a CDS encoding MBL fold metallo-hydrolase — protein sequence MDLRLISLGALAANPLWKESTPVRTGHATTVLLTVGNKRILVDPGLPEVALAARLHERAGIRPADVTDVFLTCFKPDMTRGLRLFDHARWWIHEAERESVGLLLGETLRRMAQGGDLGGNHGLEDDGPDPLDALKERVAQLRTCKPAPDRLADKVDLFPLPGATPGLCGLLVALPSHTLLICSDAVPDGEHLSKGRVLDDSADVERAKSSFAEAIEIADVLICGRDGMVINPTKRAF from the coding sequence ATGGACCTTCGCCTGATCAGCCTCGGAGCCCTCGCCGCCAATCCGCTCTGGAAGGAATCCACGCCGGTACGCACCGGCCATGCGACGACCGTCTTGCTGACGGTGGGCAACAAGCGAATCCTGGTCGATCCCGGGCTGCCCGAGGTTGCGCTCGCTGCGCGATTGCATGAACGCGCGGGCATCCGGCCTGCAGACGTCACCGATGTGTTTCTGACCTGCTTCAAGCCCGACATGACGCGCGGCCTGCGGCTCTTTGACCATGCGAGGTGGTGGATCCACGAGGCCGAACGCGAATCGGTGGGCCTCTTGCTGGGCGAGACGCTGCGTCGCATGGCCCAGGGCGGTGATCTTGGCGGCAACCACGGACTCGAAGACGATGGCCCCGACCCGCTCGACGCGCTCAAGGAGCGTGTCGCACAACTACGTACATGCAAGCCCGCACCAGATCGGCTCGCCGACAAGGTGGACCTTTTTCCCCTTCCGGGCGCGACACCCGGATTGTGCGGTCTCTTGGTGGCGCTGCCCAGCCACACGCTGCTGATTTGTTCGGATGCGGTGCCCGATGGGGAACACCTATCGAAAGGGCGGGTGCTCGATGACTCCGCGGACGTCGAGCGAGCGAAGTCTTCGTTTGCCGAGGCTATCGAGATTGCCGACGTTCTCATTTGTGGCCGCGACGGCATGGTCATCAATCCAACCAAACGCGCTTTCTGA
- a CDS encoding PQQ-dependent sugar dehydrogenase, translating to MTNRISTTTLAALTAAAGLATVASAQVDVTTEVFLTGLDEPTALVHAPGDFGRVFVTEKDGQVRVVRDGVLLPTPFLDIDPLISSFGERGLIGIAFSPQYDDDGWFFVHYSNNAGDTTIARYSVSATNPDVADPSSGQILLTVDQPFTNHNGGWIDFGPNDEYLYIALGDGGSGGDPDGYGQRLNTLLGKILRIDVLGTPDPGLEYAIPADNPFVGTGNEEEIWAYGLRNPYRNDFDPETGDLYIADVGQGAREEVNYQLADSAGGENYGWKCREGDRCFSTEFPCPRPCDASPFVEPVVTYDHTAAGGCSITGGQVYRGCQIDGLSGTYFYADYCSNRVWSIRMVDGMVTEFTLRTSQFGGISSIISFGRDAYGEVYVLSQGGTIRKVMPVDPIDDCDGDLVSDACEIAVGAEADVNGDGIPDSCQCLADIDGDGDLTLFDFLAFQNLFDAGDPAADFDGDGELSLFDFLAFQNAFDAGCP from the coding sequence ATGACGAACCGAATCTCAACGACGACGCTGGCGGCGCTGACTGCCGCCGCCGGACTGGCGACCGTTGCTTCGGCCCAGGTCGACGTGACCACCGAGGTCTTCCTGACCGGCCTGGACGAGCCGACCGCGCTCGTGCACGCGCCAGGCGACTTCGGCCGCGTGTTCGTGACCGAGAAGGACGGCCAGGTCCGCGTGGTGCGCGACGGCGTGCTGCTCCCGACGCCCTTCCTCGACATCGATCCGCTGATCTCCAGCTTCGGCGAGCGCGGCCTGATCGGCATCGCCTTCAGCCCGCAGTACGACGACGACGGCTGGTTCTTCGTTCACTATTCGAACAACGCGGGTGATACGACGATTGCACGCTACTCGGTCTCGGCGACCAACCCCGACGTCGCCGATCCGAGCAGCGGACAGATCCTGCTCACGGTCGACCAGCCCTTCACGAACCACAACGGCGGCTGGATCGACTTCGGACCCAACGACGAGTATCTGTACATCGCGCTGGGCGACGGCGGCAGCGGGGGCGACCCCGACGGCTACGGCCAGCGCCTCAACACGCTGCTGGGCAAGATCCTCCGCATCGACGTGCTCGGCACGCCCGACCCGGGTCTCGAGTACGCCATCCCCGCCGACAACCCGTTCGTGGGCACGGGCAACGAAGAAGAAATCTGGGCCTACGGCCTGCGCAATCCGTACCGCAACGACTTCGATCCCGAGACGGGCGACCTGTACATCGCCGACGTCGGCCAGGGCGCGCGCGAGGAGGTCAACTACCAGTTGGCCGATAGCGCGGGCGGCGAAAACTATGGCTGGAAGTGTCGCGAGGGCGACCGGTGTTTCTCGACCGAGTTCCCGTGCCCGCGTCCCTGCGATGCATCGCCCTTCGTCGAGCCGGTCGTGACGTACGATCACACGGCCGCCGGCGGCTGCTCGATCACCGGCGGGCAGGTCTACCGCGGCTGCCAGATCGACGGCTTGTCGGGCACGTACTTCTACGCCGACTACTGCTCGAACCGCGTCTGGTCGATCCGCATGGTCGACGGCATGGTCACCGAGTTCACGCTACGGACCAGCCAGTTCGGCGGCATCAGCAGCATCATCAGCTTTGGCCGTGATGCCTACGGCGAGGTCTACGTGCTGAGCCAGGGCGGCACGATCCGCAAGGTCATGCCGGTCGACCCGATCGACGACTGCGACGGTGACCTCGTGTCCGATGCGTGCGAGATCGCAGTCGGTGCCGAGGCAGACGTCAATGGCGATGGCATCCCAGACTCGTGCCAGTGCTTGGCCGATATCGACGGTGACGGCGACCTGACCCTCTTCGACTTCCTGGCGTTCCAGAACCTGTTCGATGCGGGCGACCCGGCGGCCGACTTCGACGGCGACGGCGAGTTGTCGCTGTTCGACTTCCTGGCCTTCCAGAATGCATTCGACGCTGGCTGTCCGTAA